From Citricoccus sp. SGAir0253, a single genomic window includes:
- a CDS encoding triacylglycerol lipase yields the protein MARTLPIVYVRGFGGGQAGIDSLVEDPFYGFNVGSTHVRVGGGGEPAFYQFESPLLRLMLDHGYTLHVKGGQLSWLRAQPDGTVPEASVWIHRFYDEAASTFGRDPQRYRLEGAAEDLLDLVELVRRKTGAPRVHLVAHSMGGLVCRSLLQKVVPERGGRATDLVDRLFTYATPHGGIEFAVGFGLLERARDLLGVQGADIFGPARMWEYLHPSGAGEAPPDWDPRDIPEAAFPRDRVFTLVGTNPEDYDVALGLSSKAVGVKSDGLVQIENAYVPGARFAYVHRSHSGRYGIVNSEEGYQNLRRFLLGDLEVTADLVGLRLPAAGAGGPEDLVWQADVELAVRGLPVLMHQQVAAHHCPVILDLPADEADRPQPLVTTFLIADPAVRPEDAGTVRYTLHVRLFSVRQHRGIFDFGDHLEQTADFDDWLVVDIGVLDEGLAAWAAWVSELPVTLRDYVPDGPPLADEDAAPGRWVKRLPLPPAARRIFGEAAALQLTVRARAGQDAAAPDAPA from the coding sequence ATGGCCAGGACCTTGCCCATCGTCTACGTCCGTGGGTTCGGCGGGGGGCAGGCCGGGATCGACTCCCTCGTGGAGGACCCCTTCTACGGGTTCAACGTCGGCTCCACCCACGTGCGCGTCGGCGGGGGCGGCGAGCCGGCCTTCTACCAGTTCGAGAGCCCGCTGCTGCGCCTGATGCTGGACCACGGCTACACGCTCCACGTCAAGGGCGGACAGCTGTCCTGGCTGCGGGCCCAGCCGGACGGCACGGTGCCCGAGGCCTCGGTCTGGATCCACCGCTTCTACGACGAGGCCGCCTCGACGTTCGGCAGGGACCCCCAGCGGTACCGCCTGGAGGGGGCCGCCGAGGACCTGCTGGACCTCGTCGAGCTGGTGCGGCGCAAGACCGGCGCGCCCCGGGTGCACCTGGTGGCGCACTCGATGGGCGGGCTGGTCTGCCGCAGCCTGCTCCAGAAGGTCGTCCCCGAGCGCGGTGGCCGGGCCACCGACCTCGTCGACCGGCTCTTCACGTACGCGACGCCGCACGGCGGCATCGAGTTCGCCGTCGGGTTCGGCCTGCTGGAGCGGGCCCGGGACCTCCTGGGCGTCCAGGGCGCGGACATCTTCGGCCCGGCCCGGATGTGGGAGTACCTCCACCCCTCCGGTGCCGGCGAGGCACCCCCGGACTGGGACCCCCGGGACATCCCCGAGGCCGCGTTCCCGAGGGACCGGGTCTTCACCCTCGTGGGCACCAACCCGGAGGACTACGACGTGGCCCTGGGACTGTCCTCGAAGGCGGTGGGGGTCAAGAGCGACGGGCTGGTGCAGATCGAGAACGCCTACGTGCCGGGGGCCCGGTTCGCCTACGTCCACCGCTCGCACTCCGGCCGGTACGGCATCGTGAACTCCGAGGAGGGCTACCAGAACCTGCGCCGGTTCCTGCTGGGAGACCTGGAGGTCACCGCCGACCTCGTCGGCCTGCGCCTGCCGGCCGCCGGGGCCGGTGGGCCGGAGGACCTCGTCTGGCAGGCCGACGTCGAGCTCGCGGTGCGGGGCCTGCCGGTCCTCATGCACCAGCAGGTCGCCGCCCACCACTGCCCGGTCATCCTCGACCTGCCCGCGGACGAGGCGGACCGCCCGCAGCCGTTGGTGACGACCTTCCTCATCGCCGATCCCGCGGTCCGGCCCGAGGACGCGGGGACCGTCCGGTACACCCTCCACGTCAGGCTCTTCTCGGTCCGCCAGCACCGGGGCATCTTCGACTTCGGCGACCACCTCGAGCAGACGGCCGACTTCGACGACTGGCTGGTCGTGGACATCGGCGTGCTGGACGAGGGCCTCGCGGCGTGGGCGGCGTGGGTCTCCGAGCTGCCGGTGACGCTGCGCGACTACGTCCCGGACGGGCCGCCGCTCGCCGACGAGGACGCTGCCCCGGGACGCTGGGTCAAGCGACTGCCCCTGCCGCCGGCGGCCCGGCGCATCTTCGGCGAGGCGGCCGCCCTGCAGCTCACCGTGCGCGCGCGGGCGGGGCAGGACGCCGCCGCGCCGGACGCTCCCGCCTGA
- a CDS encoding DUF2079 domain-containing protein, whose translation MSVRRPPRWVIGHQPERRDGAVTVGPATTGRQWLQLGAVMAAAAVLYLVHSFLRFRNYEAKGYDLGIFDQAVRQYALLREPIVPIKGVDFNILGDHFHPVLALLAPLYWIWDDPRMLNFAMTALLVSTAVPVYLFARRRFRHATALVGAAALLLWWPFQAMVNWDFHEIAFGVPVLAWVAWAVDGRRYWLATGLAAILLAVREDMGITLLAVALLLALKRAWAPAVVTAVLGVAGYLFATSVVIPHFSPEGEFGYWQFTALGPDMGSSIAFILTRPLEAAAVLFDHPLKVALWLLHLVPLWLLPLLSPYALLAAPVLLSRLFNDRLNVWSPVYQYDAILAPVLLLAALEALARIEAWRVRRRADAGGAKVPADPAGGAEGAGADPDAGPAAPAGPSPRARRPRAPGRLPLAFVSVLLGCGVVGTLAFPQVFPFQRTVTGQDWRMTEWAHALDRAVGTIPDDVCVEAADNAVPHLVDRTYVGLHGDMGDDLATWMIIDTTVEELGGWDPLTPAQALERAERLGYEVVREDDHGIWVLHRDRPVDPVCADYVP comes from the coding sequence ATGAGCGTCCGCCGCCCGCCGCGCTGGGTCATCGGCCACCAGCCGGAGCGCCGCGACGGCGCCGTCACCGTCGGGCCGGCCACCACCGGGCGCCAGTGGCTCCAGCTGGGGGCCGTGATGGCCGCGGCGGCCGTGCTGTACCTGGTGCACTCGTTCCTGCGCTTCCGCAACTACGAGGCCAAGGGCTACGACCTCGGGATCTTCGACCAGGCGGTGCGCCAGTACGCGCTGCTGCGCGAGCCGATCGTGCCGATCAAGGGCGTGGACTTCAACATCCTGGGCGACCACTTCCACCCGGTCCTGGCGCTGCTGGCCCCGCTGTACTGGATCTGGGACGACCCGCGGATGCTCAACTTCGCCATGACGGCGCTGCTGGTCTCCACCGCCGTGCCCGTCTACCTCTTCGCCCGCCGGCGCTTCAGGCACGCGACCGCCCTGGTCGGCGCGGCCGCCCTGCTGCTGTGGTGGCCGTTCCAGGCGATGGTGAACTGGGACTTCCACGAGATCGCCTTCGGCGTGCCGGTCCTCGCCTGGGTGGCCTGGGCCGTGGACGGGCGCCGCTACTGGCTGGCCACGGGCCTCGCCGCGATCCTGCTGGCGGTGCGCGAGGACATGGGGATCACCCTGCTGGCCGTGGCGCTCCTCCTCGCCCTCAAGCGCGCCTGGGCGCCCGCCGTCGTGACCGCCGTGCTGGGGGTGGCCGGCTACCTCTTCGCGACCTCCGTGGTCATCCCGCACTTCTCGCCCGAGGGCGAGTTCGGCTACTGGCAGTTCACCGCCCTGGGCCCGGACATGGGCTCCTCGATTGCGTTCATCCTGACCCGGCCGCTGGAGGCGGCGGCCGTGCTGTTCGACCACCCGCTCAAGGTGGCCCTGTGGCTGCTGCACCTCGTGCCCCTGTGGCTGCTGCCGCTCCTCTCCCCCTACGCGCTCCTCGCCGCGCCCGTCCTGCTCTCGCGCCTGTTCAACGACCGGCTGAACGTGTGGAGCCCGGTCTACCAGTACGACGCCATCCTGGCGCCCGTCCTCCTGCTGGCCGCGCTGGAGGCACTCGCCCGGATCGAGGCGTGGCGGGTGCGGCGGCGCGCGGACGCCGGCGGCGCGAAGGTGCCGGCGGACCCGGCGGGCGGCGCCGAGGGCGCCGGTGCGGATCCCGACGCCGGCCCGGCGGCCCCCGCGGGCCCGTCCCCGCGGGCGCGGCGCCCCCGCGCCCCCGGCCGGCTCCCGCTCGCCTTCGTCTCGGTGCTGCTGGGCTGCGGCGTGGTGGGCACGCTCGCCTTCCCGCAGGTCTTCCCCTTCCAGCGCACCGTGACGGGCCAGGACTGGCGGATGACCGAGTGGGCCCACGCCCTGGACCGCGCCGTGGGGACGATCCCGGACGACGTGTGCGTCGAGGCCGCCGACAACGCGGTGCCGCACCTGGTGGACCGCACCTACGTGGGGCTGCACGGGGACATGGGCGATGATCTGGCCACGTGGATGATCATCGACACCACGGTCGAGGAGCTCGGCGGCTGGGACCCGCTGACGCCCGCGCAGGCGCTGGAGCGCGCCGAGCGCCTCGGCTACGAGGTGGTCCGCGAGGACGACCACGGCATCTGGGTGCTGCACCGGGACCGCCCGGTGGATCCGGTGTGCGCCGACTACGTGCCGTAG
- a CDS encoding type 1 glutamine amidotransferase domain-containing protein produces the protein MARILMVVSAADSLEMKDGSRHPTGVWAEELVVAHRTLREAGHTVDLASPGGARPTVDPVSLAAEMAGGQDRADDFRAYIDSIDEELAHPLVLADVDVSGYDAVVLPGGHGPMADLYRDADLGRILADSDRDGRIIAPFCHGPAGLLSAADGDGGFAFAGRRMTVFTNGEELSGGTGEATPWFVETVLRERGAVLDLGPDWSSHVVRDGNLITGQNPQSSEDVAREVIRALSS, from the coding sequence ATGGCACGGATCCTGATGGTCGTCTCGGCGGCCGACTCGCTCGAGATGAAGGACGGCAGCCGGCACCCCACGGGGGTGTGGGCCGAGGAACTGGTGGTCGCCCACCGGACCCTGCGCGAGGCCGGGCACACGGTGGACCTCGCGTCCCCGGGCGGGGCGCGGCCCACGGTCGACCCGGTGAGCCTGGCCGCCGAGATGGCGGGGGGACAGGACCGGGCGGACGACTTCCGGGCCTACATCGACTCGATCGACGAGGAGCTCGCCCACCCCCTGGTGCTGGCCGACGTGGACGTCTCCGGCTATGACGCCGTCGTCCTGCCGGGCGGGCACGGTCCCATGGCCGACCTGTACCGGGACGCCGACCTGGGGCGGATCCTGGCCGACTCGGACCGTGACGGACGCATCATCGCCCCGTTCTGCCACGGGCCGGCGGGGCTGCTCAGCGCGGCGGACGGCGACGGCGGCTTCGCCTTCGCCGGACGGCGCATGACCGTGTTCACGAACGGCGAGGAGCTCTCCGGGGGCACCGGCGAGGCCACCCCGTGGTTCGTCGAGACCGTGCTGCGCGAGCGCGGGGCGGTGCTGGACCTGGGACCCGACTGGTCCTCGCACGTGGTCCGTGACGGCAACCTCATCACCGGACAGAACCCCCAGTCCAGCGAGGACGTCGCCCGGGAGGTCATCAGGGCCCTGTCCTCCTGA
- the katG gene encoding catalase/peroxidase HPI: MSTDAPVHGSESENPAIDAPTPARHRPRTIQDWWPQQVDLGVLRKHSRTTDPLGEDFDYATEFRTLDVEELKRDLTELMTSSQDWWPADFGHYGGLFIRMSWHSAGTYRIADGRGGAGDGAQRFEPLNSWPDNANLDKARRLLWPIKQKYGRKVSWADLLVLAGTVALESMGFRTFGFAFGREDVWEPEEMFWGPEDTWLGDERYSGDRELSGPLAAVQMGLIYVNPEGPNGNPDPAAAARDIRETFRRMAMNDEETVALIAGGHSFGKTHGAGPADHVGPEPAACPVTSQGLGWRSTYGSGKGPDAITSGLEVTWTSTPTRWGNGFFGNLFGHEWELTTSPAGAHQWVAADADETVPDAFDPERRHRPTMLTTDLALRVDPAYEKVSRRFHEHPEEFAEAFAKAWYKLLHRDMGPVSRYLGPWVPEPQPWQDPVPEVDHELVGEEEIAALKQAVLDAGLTVPQLVSTAWAAAASFRSTDNRGGANGARLRLEPQRGWEANEPERLGEVLDVLERVRGEFNDSRSDGTRVSLADLVVLGGCAAVEQAARAAGHEVRVPFHPGRTDATQEQTDVESFAVLEPEADGFRNFRRPGSRLSPETQLVDRAYMLNLSAPEMTVLVGGLRALGATHGQAPHGVLTDRPGTLTTDFFVNLLQPGTEWRESAADRDVFEIRDLATDSVRWTATAVDLVFGSHSQLRAISEVYAADDAREAFVRDFVAAWAKVMDLDRFDLHR; this comes from the coding sequence ATGTCCACCGACGCACCCGTGCACGGCAGCGAGAGCGAGAACCCGGCGATCGACGCGCCGACCCCGGCGAGGCACCGCCCGCGGACCATCCAGGACTGGTGGCCCCAGCAGGTCGACCTCGGGGTGCTGCGCAAGCACTCCCGGACGACCGACCCGCTGGGCGAGGACTTCGACTACGCCACCGAATTCCGGACGCTGGACGTCGAGGAGCTCAAGCGGGACCTCACCGAGCTCATGACCAGCTCCCAGGACTGGTGGCCCGCCGACTTCGGGCACTACGGCGGGCTGTTCATCCGGATGAGCTGGCACTCGGCCGGCACCTACCGGATCGCGGACGGCCGCGGCGGTGCCGGCGACGGCGCCCAGCGGTTCGAGCCGCTCAACAGCTGGCCGGACAACGCCAACCTGGACAAGGCCCGGCGCCTGCTGTGGCCGATCAAGCAGAAGTACGGCCGCAAGGTCTCCTGGGCCGACCTGCTCGTCCTGGCCGGGACCGTGGCCCTCGAGTCGATGGGCTTCCGGACCTTCGGCTTCGCGTTCGGCCGGGAGGACGTCTGGGAACCCGAGGAGATGTTCTGGGGACCGGAGGACACGTGGCTGGGCGACGAGCGCTACTCCGGGGACCGCGAGCTGTCCGGCCCGCTGGCCGCCGTGCAGATGGGCCTGATCTACGTGAACCCGGAGGGGCCCAACGGCAACCCGGACCCCGCGGCCGCCGCGCGCGACATCCGCGAGACGTTCCGGCGCATGGCGATGAACGACGAGGAGACCGTGGCCCTCATCGCCGGCGGGCACAGCTTCGGCAAGACCCACGGTGCCGGGCCGGCCGACCACGTCGGGCCCGAGCCGGCGGCGTGCCCGGTGACCTCCCAGGGCCTGGGCTGGAGGAGCACCTACGGCTCCGGCAAGGGACCGGACGCCATCACGAGCGGCCTCGAGGTCACGTGGACCAGCACGCCCACGCGGTGGGGCAACGGCTTCTTCGGCAACCTCTTCGGCCACGAGTGGGAACTGACCACGAGCCCGGCCGGGGCCCACCAGTGGGTGGCCGCGGACGCCGACGAGACCGTGCCGGACGCCTTCGACCCGGAGCGGCGGCACCGGCCGACCATGCTGACCACCGACCTGGCGCTGCGGGTGGACCCCGCGTACGAGAAGGTCTCGCGGCGCTTCCACGAGCACCCGGAGGAGTTCGCCGAGGCGTTCGCCAAGGCCTGGTACAAGCTGCTGCACCGGGACATGGGCCCGGTCTCGCGGTACCTCGGCCCGTGGGTCCCGGAGCCGCAGCCGTGGCAGGACCCGGTGCCGGAGGTGGACCACGAGCTGGTCGGGGAGGAGGAGATCGCCGCCCTGAAGCAGGCGGTGCTGGACGCCGGACTGACGGTCCCGCAGTTGGTCTCCACGGCCTGGGCCGCCGCCGCCAGCTTCCGCAGCACGGACAACCGGGGCGGGGCCAACGGCGCCCGCCTGCGCCTCGAGCCGCAGCGCGGCTGGGAGGCCAACGAGCCGGAGCGGCTGGGCGAGGTCCTCGACGTCCTCGAACGGGTCCGGGGCGAGTTCAACGACTCCCGGTCCGACGGCACGCGGGTCTCGCTCGCCGACCTCGTGGTCCTCGGGGGCTGCGCCGCCGTCGAGCAGGCCGCCCGGGCGGCGGGGCACGAGGTCCGCGTCCCGTTCCACCCGGGGCGCACCGACGCCACGCAGGAGCAGACCGACGTGGAGTCCTTCGCCGTCCTGGAACCGGAGGCCGACGGGTTCCGGAACTTCCGCAGGCCCGGCTCGCGGCTCTCGCCCGAGACCCAGCTGGTGGACCGCGCCTACATGCTCAACCTCTCGGCCCCCGAGATGACGGTGCTGGTCGGGGGCCTCCGCGCCCTGGGCGCCACCCACGGGCAGGCGCCCCATGGCGTCCTGACGGACCGGCCCGGGACCCTGACCACGGACTTCTTCGTCAACCTCCTGCAGCCCGGCACGGAGTGGCGGGAGTCGGCGGCGGATCGGGACGTGTTCGAGATCCGCGACCTGGCCACGGACTCCGTCCGGTGGACGGCCACCGCCGTCGACCTGGTCTTCGGCTCCCACTCCCAGTTGCGCGCGATCTCCGAGGTCTACGCCGCCGACGACGCCCGGGAGGCGTTCGTGCGCGACTTCGTGGCGGCGTGGGCGAAGGTCATGGACCTCGACCGGTTCGACCTGCACCGCTGA
- a CDS encoding single-stranded DNA-binding protein codes for MSEHITVRGFVATDPQTRVVQGGLSVGNFRLAATDRRFDRESNSWVDGRTNWFTVNMFRALALNAGASLEKGQPVVVTGRLRVRPWESGERSGTAVEIEAESIGHDLALGTADFSRSSARGGEGGASPAAAGPAGEADEADGGFAVDHEGRRVDPHTGEVLDEEGEPAPGEDDEQPAAA; via the coding sequence ATGAGCGAACACATCACCGTCCGTGGCTTCGTGGCCACCGACCCGCAGACCCGCGTGGTCCAGGGCGGGCTGTCCGTCGGCAACTTCCGGCTCGCCGCCACCGACCGCCGCTTCGACCGGGAGTCGAACTCCTGGGTGGACGGGCGGACCAACTGGTTCACCGTCAACATGTTCCGCGCCCTGGCCCTCAATGCGGGCGCCTCCCTGGAGAAGGGCCAGCCCGTGGTCGTCACCGGCCGGCTCCGGGTCCGCCCGTGGGAGTCGGGGGAGCGCTCGGGCACCGCCGTGGAGATCGAGGCCGAGTCGATCGGCCACGACCTCGCGCTCGGCACGGCCGACTTCTCCCGCTCCTCGGCCCGGGGCGGCGAGGGCGGTGCGTCCCCGGCCGCGGCGGGCCCGGCGGGGGAGGCTGACGAGGCGGACGGCGGATTCGCCGTGGACCACGAGGGCCGGCGGGTGGACCCCCACACCGGCGAGGTGCTGGACGAGGAGGGGGAGCCGGCCCCGGGCGAGGACGACGAGCAGCCGGCCGCGGCCTGA